The Prinia subflava isolate CZ2003 ecotype Zambia chromosome 13, Cam_Psub_1.2, whole genome shotgun sequence genome contains a region encoding:
- the TSHZ3 gene encoding teashirt homolog 3 isoform X1 has translation MPRRKQQAPRRAAAYVSDELKAAALVEDVEPDENAVDGEPSAKYACPEKDFSKNCQSYQNSPAAEFSSHEMDSESHISETSDRMADFESSSIKNEEESKEVSIPLEDSTVSDSLEQMKAVYNNFLSNSYWSNLNLNLHQPISEKNNGSSSSSSSSSSSCGSGSFDWHQTAMAKTLQQVSQSRILPEPSLFSTVQLYRQSSKLYGSIFTGASKFRCKDCSAAYDTLVELTVHMNETGHYRDDNHETDNNNPKRWSKPRKRSLLEMEGKEDAQKVLKCMYCGHSFESLQDLSVHMIKTKHYQKVPLKEPVTPVAAKIIPATRKKASLELELPSSPDSTGGTPKATISDSNDALQKNSNPYITPNNRYGHQNGASYAWHFEARKSQILKCMECGSSHDTLQELTAHMMVTGHFIKVTNSAMKKGKPIIEAPATPTITSLVDEKVQSVPLAATTFTSPSNTPSSVSPKLNVEIKKEVDKERVIADDKMKDKEKSSEDEEKYDISSKYHYLTENDLEESPKGGLDILKSLENTVTSAINKAQNGTPSWGGYPSIHAAYQLPNMMKLSLGSSGKSTPLKPMFGNNELVSPTKNQPLVSPPSSQTSPVPKTNFHAMEELVKKVTEKVAKVEEKMKEPEGKLSPLKRATPSPCSSEVSEPLKMEPPSDGGFKSQQNSPVPQRDGCKDSPTVEPVENGKEPVKSIVGSLSSSTAIITDHPPEQPFVNPLSALQSVMNIHLGKAAKPSLPALDPMSMLFKMSNSLAEKAAVATPPLQSKKSDHLDRYFYHVNNDQPIDLTKGKSDKSCSLGSALLSSTSTSSASSSSTVTTAKTSAVVSFMSNSPLRENALSDISDMLKNLTESHTSKSSTPSSISEKSDIDGTTIEEPEESTPAQKRKGRQSNWNPQHLLILQAQFAASLRQTSEGKYIMSDLSPQERMHISRFTGLSMTTISHWLANVKYQLRRTGGTKFLKNLDTGHPVFFCNDCASQIRTPSTYISHLESHLGFRLRDLSKLSSEQINNQIAQAKSPSEKMVTSSPEEDMGTSYQCKLCNRTFASKHAVKLHLSKTHGKSPEDHLLYVSELEKQ, from the coding sequence CCTATGTTTCAGACGAACTAAAAGCAGCAGCGCTGGTGGAAGATGTGGAACCTGATGAAAATGCAGTTGATGGGGAGCCTTCAGCAAAATATGCATGTCCAGAAAAAGACTTCAGTAAGAACTGCCAAAGCTACCAAAACTCTCCAGCAGCTGAGTTCTCTAGCCATGAAATGGACAGTGAGTCCCACATCAGTGAGACAAGTGACCGCATGGCAGACTTTGAGAGCAGCTCCATTAAAAACGAGGAAGAGAGCAAGGAGGTTTCCATACCACTGGAAGACTCTACGGTGTCCGATAGTTTAGAACAAATGAAGGCCGTGTATAACAACTTCCTCTCCAATTCCTACTGGTCCAATCTCAATTTGAACCTCCACCAGCCAATCTCGGAAAAAAACAACggtagcagcagcagtagcagcagcagcagcagcagttgtgGAAGTGGCAGCTTTGACTGGCACCAGACTGCGATGGCCAAAACGCTGCAGCAAGTGTCTCAGAGCAGAATTCTGCCTGAACCCAGCCTTTTTAGCACAGTCCAGCTGTACAGACAGAGCAGTAAGCTCTATGGCTCTATATTCACTGGAGCCAGTAAATTCCGCTGTAAAGACTGCAGTGCTGCCTATGATACTTTAGTAGAATTGACAGTGCACATGAATGAAACAGGACATTATCGAGATGACAACCATGAAACAGATAACAATAACCCCAAAAGATGGTCCAAACCTCGCAAACGTTCTTTGCTTGAAATGGAAGGGAAAGAAGATGCCCAGAAAGTGCTAAAGTGTATGTACTGTGGTCATTCATTCGAATCTCTCCAGGATTTGAGTGTTCATAtgatcaaaacaaaacactaccAAAAAGTGCCTCTGAAGGAACCTGTTACACCTGTAGCAGCAAAAATTATCCCAGCTACTAGAAAGAAAGCATCACTGGAGCTTGAACTTCCAAGTTCTCCAGACTCCACGGGTGGGACACCGAAAGCCACAATCTCAGACAGTAACGATGCACTTCAAAAGAATTCCAACCCCTACATTACGCCAAATAACCGCTACGGCCACCAGAACGGTGCCAGCTATGCCTGGCACTTTGAGGCGAGGAAATCCCAAATCCTGAAGTGCATGGAGTGTGGCAGTTCGCATGacaccctgcaggagctcacGGCTCACATGatggtgacaggacattttatTAAAGTCACTAACTCTGCCATGAAAAAAGGGAAACCGATTATAGAAGCCCCAGCCACACCGACAATAACGTCCCTAGTAGATGAGAAGGTCCAGTCTGTGCCACTAGCTGCCACCACCTTTACATCTCCTTCCAACACACCTTCTAGTGTTTCCCCTAAATTAAATGTTGAGATTAAAAAAGAAGTAGATAAGGAAAGAGTCATTGCTGATGAcaaaatgaaagacaaagaGAAGTCAAGTGAAGATGAAGAGAAGTATGATATCTCCTCAAAATACCATTACTTAACTGAAAATGACCTAGAAGAAAGCCCTAAGGGGGGATTAGATATATTGAAGTCTTTAGAAAACACGGTTACATCAGCTATAAACAAAGCCCAGAATGGCACACCGAGCTGGGGTGGCTACCCCAGCATTCATGCTGCCTACCAGCTGCCTAATATGATGAAACTGTCCTTGGGCTCATCTGGGAAGAGTACGCCCTTAAAACCCATGTTTGGAAACAACGAACTAGTGTCACCAACTAAAAACCAGCCCTTAGTGTCTCCACCCAGCAGCCAGACCTCACCTGTGCCAAAAACAAACTTTCATGCCATGGAAGAATTGGTAAAGAAGGTCACTGAGAAGGTGGCTAAAGTGGAGGAGAAGATGAAGGAGCCCGAAGGAAAGCTCTCTCCGCTGAAGCGTGCAACGCCTTCGCCGTGCAGCAGTGAAGTCAGTGAACCCCTTAAGATGGAGCCCCCCAGTGATGGTGGCTTTAAAAGCCAGCAGAACAGCCCTGTTCCTCAGAGAGATGGCTGCAAAGATAGCCCAACTGTAGAGCCTgtggaaaatgggaaagagcCTGTGAAATCCATTGTAGGTTCTTTAAGTAGCAGCACAGCCATCATCACTGACCACCCTCCCGAACAGCCATTTGTAAATCCATTAAGTGCACTGCAATCTGTCATGAATATTCACCTTGGCAAGGCAGCAAAGCCATCTTTGCCCGCTCTGGATCCAATGagcatgctttttaaaatgagcaACAGTTTGGCAGAAAAGGCTGCAGTGGCCACCCCACCTCTACAGTCCAAAAAATCAGACCACTTAGACCGTTATTTTTATCATGTCAACAATGACCAACCCATAGATTTGACGAAAGGCAAGAGTGACAAAAGCTGCTCTTTGGGTTCAGCGCTTTTGTCATCCACATCGACATCTTCTGCATCTTCTTCATCTACAGTGACAACAGCAAAGACATCTGCAGTCGTGTCATTCATGTCAAACTCGCCGCTACGCGAGAATGCCTTGTCAGATATATCTGATATGCTGAAGAACCTGACAGAAAGTCACACATCAAAATCTTCCACACCTTCCAGCATATCTGAGAAATCTGACATTGATGGTACCACAATAGAGGAACCAGAAGAGAGTACACCAGCTCAGAAAAGGAAGGGACGTCAGTCTAACTGGAACCCTCAGCACTTGCTCATATTGCAGGCCCAGTTTGCAGCCAGCTTACGGCAGACTTCAGAGGGCAAATACATCATGTCAGACTTGAGCCCTCAAGAAAGAATGCACATTTCCAGGTTTACGGGACTCTCAATGACCACAATCAGCCACTGGCTGGCCAATGTGAAATACCAGCTCCGAAGGACGGGGGGAACTAAGTTCCTTAAAAATTTGGACACTGGGCACCCGGTGTTCTTTTGTAATGACTGTGCTTCACAGATCAGAACTCCTTCAACTTATATCAGTCATCTTGAATCGCATCTGGGTTTCAGGTTAAGAGACTTGTCCAAACTGTCCAGTGAACAGATTAACAATCAGATAGCACAAGCAAAGTCACCGTCTGAAAAAATGGTGACGTCCTCTCCAGAGGAAGATATGGGAACTTCTTATCAGTGCAAACTTTGTAACAGGACTTTTGCAAGCAAGCATGCTGTTAAACTTCATCTTAGTAAAACACATGGGAAGTCACCAGAGGATCATCTTCTGTATGTTTCGGAGTTAGAGAAGCAGTAG
- the TSHZ3 gene encoding teashirt homolog 3 isoform X2: MDSESHISETSDRMADFESSSIKNEEESKEVSIPLEDSTVSDSLEQMKAVYNNFLSNSYWSNLNLNLHQPISEKNNGSSSSSSSSSSSCGSGSFDWHQTAMAKTLQQVSQSRILPEPSLFSTVQLYRQSSKLYGSIFTGASKFRCKDCSAAYDTLVELTVHMNETGHYRDDNHETDNNNPKRWSKPRKRSLLEMEGKEDAQKVLKCMYCGHSFESLQDLSVHMIKTKHYQKVPLKEPVTPVAAKIIPATRKKASLELELPSSPDSTGGTPKATISDSNDALQKNSNPYITPNNRYGHQNGASYAWHFEARKSQILKCMECGSSHDTLQELTAHMMVTGHFIKVTNSAMKKGKPIIEAPATPTITSLVDEKVQSVPLAATTFTSPSNTPSSVSPKLNVEIKKEVDKERVIADDKMKDKEKSSEDEEKYDISSKYHYLTENDLEESPKGGLDILKSLENTVTSAINKAQNGTPSWGGYPSIHAAYQLPNMMKLSLGSSGKSTPLKPMFGNNELVSPTKNQPLVSPPSSQTSPVPKTNFHAMEELVKKVTEKVAKVEEKMKEPEGKLSPLKRATPSPCSSEVSEPLKMEPPSDGGFKSQQNSPVPQRDGCKDSPTVEPVENGKEPVKSIVGSLSSSTAIITDHPPEQPFVNPLSALQSVMNIHLGKAAKPSLPALDPMSMLFKMSNSLAEKAAVATPPLQSKKSDHLDRYFYHVNNDQPIDLTKGKSDKSCSLGSALLSSTSTSSASSSSTVTTAKTSAVVSFMSNSPLRENALSDISDMLKNLTESHTSKSSTPSSISEKSDIDGTTIEEPEESTPAQKRKGRQSNWNPQHLLILQAQFAASLRQTSEGKYIMSDLSPQERMHISRFTGLSMTTISHWLANVKYQLRRTGGTKFLKNLDTGHPVFFCNDCASQIRTPSTYISHLESHLGFRLRDLSKLSSEQINNQIAQAKSPSEKMVTSSPEEDMGTSYQCKLCNRTFASKHAVKLHLSKTHGKSPEDHLLYVSELEKQ; this comes from the coding sequence ATGGACAGTGAGTCCCACATCAGTGAGACAAGTGACCGCATGGCAGACTTTGAGAGCAGCTCCATTAAAAACGAGGAAGAGAGCAAGGAGGTTTCCATACCACTGGAAGACTCTACGGTGTCCGATAGTTTAGAACAAATGAAGGCCGTGTATAACAACTTCCTCTCCAATTCCTACTGGTCCAATCTCAATTTGAACCTCCACCAGCCAATCTCGGAAAAAAACAACggtagcagcagcagtagcagcagcagcagcagcagttgtgGAAGTGGCAGCTTTGACTGGCACCAGACTGCGATGGCCAAAACGCTGCAGCAAGTGTCTCAGAGCAGAATTCTGCCTGAACCCAGCCTTTTTAGCACAGTCCAGCTGTACAGACAGAGCAGTAAGCTCTATGGCTCTATATTCACTGGAGCCAGTAAATTCCGCTGTAAAGACTGCAGTGCTGCCTATGATACTTTAGTAGAATTGACAGTGCACATGAATGAAACAGGACATTATCGAGATGACAACCATGAAACAGATAACAATAACCCCAAAAGATGGTCCAAACCTCGCAAACGTTCTTTGCTTGAAATGGAAGGGAAAGAAGATGCCCAGAAAGTGCTAAAGTGTATGTACTGTGGTCATTCATTCGAATCTCTCCAGGATTTGAGTGTTCATAtgatcaaaacaaaacactaccAAAAAGTGCCTCTGAAGGAACCTGTTACACCTGTAGCAGCAAAAATTATCCCAGCTACTAGAAAGAAAGCATCACTGGAGCTTGAACTTCCAAGTTCTCCAGACTCCACGGGTGGGACACCGAAAGCCACAATCTCAGACAGTAACGATGCACTTCAAAAGAATTCCAACCCCTACATTACGCCAAATAACCGCTACGGCCACCAGAACGGTGCCAGCTATGCCTGGCACTTTGAGGCGAGGAAATCCCAAATCCTGAAGTGCATGGAGTGTGGCAGTTCGCATGacaccctgcaggagctcacGGCTCACATGatggtgacaggacattttatTAAAGTCACTAACTCTGCCATGAAAAAAGGGAAACCGATTATAGAAGCCCCAGCCACACCGACAATAACGTCCCTAGTAGATGAGAAGGTCCAGTCTGTGCCACTAGCTGCCACCACCTTTACATCTCCTTCCAACACACCTTCTAGTGTTTCCCCTAAATTAAATGTTGAGATTAAAAAAGAAGTAGATAAGGAAAGAGTCATTGCTGATGAcaaaatgaaagacaaagaGAAGTCAAGTGAAGATGAAGAGAAGTATGATATCTCCTCAAAATACCATTACTTAACTGAAAATGACCTAGAAGAAAGCCCTAAGGGGGGATTAGATATATTGAAGTCTTTAGAAAACACGGTTACATCAGCTATAAACAAAGCCCAGAATGGCACACCGAGCTGGGGTGGCTACCCCAGCATTCATGCTGCCTACCAGCTGCCTAATATGATGAAACTGTCCTTGGGCTCATCTGGGAAGAGTACGCCCTTAAAACCCATGTTTGGAAACAACGAACTAGTGTCACCAACTAAAAACCAGCCCTTAGTGTCTCCACCCAGCAGCCAGACCTCACCTGTGCCAAAAACAAACTTTCATGCCATGGAAGAATTGGTAAAGAAGGTCACTGAGAAGGTGGCTAAAGTGGAGGAGAAGATGAAGGAGCCCGAAGGAAAGCTCTCTCCGCTGAAGCGTGCAACGCCTTCGCCGTGCAGCAGTGAAGTCAGTGAACCCCTTAAGATGGAGCCCCCCAGTGATGGTGGCTTTAAAAGCCAGCAGAACAGCCCTGTTCCTCAGAGAGATGGCTGCAAAGATAGCCCAACTGTAGAGCCTgtggaaaatgggaaagagcCTGTGAAATCCATTGTAGGTTCTTTAAGTAGCAGCACAGCCATCATCACTGACCACCCTCCCGAACAGCCATTTGTAAATCCATTAAGTGCACTGCAATCTGTCATGAATATTCACCTTGGCAAGGCAGCAAAGCCATCTTTGCCCGCTCTGGATCCAATGagcatgctttttaaaatgagcaACAGTTTGGCAGAAAAGGCTGCAGTGGCCACCCCACCTCTACAGTCCAAAAAATCAGACCACTTAGACCGTTATTTTTATCATGTCAACAATGACCAACCCATAGATTTGACGAAAGGCAAGAGTGACAAAAGCTGCTCTTTGGGTTCAGCGCTTTTGTCATCCACATCGACATCTTCTGCATCTTCTTCATCTACAGTGACAACAGCAAAGACATCTGCAGTCGTGTCATTCATGTCAAACTCGCCGCTACGCGAGAATGCCTTGTCAGATATATCTGATATGCTGAAGAACCTGACAGAAAGTCACACATCAAAATCTTCCACACCTTCCAGCATATCTGAGAAATCTGACATTGATGGTACCACAATAGAGGAACCAGAAGAGAGTACACCAGCTCAGAAAAGGAAGGGACGTCAGTCTAACTGGAACCCTCAGCACTTGCTCATATTGCAGGCCCAGTTTGCAGCCAGCTTACGGCAGACTTCAGAGGGCAAATACATCATGTCAGACTTGAGCCCTCAAGAAAGAATGCACATTTCCAGGTTTACGGGACTCTCAATGACCACAATCAGCCACTGGCTGGCCAATGTGAAATACCAGCTCCGAAGGACGGGGGGAACTAAGTTCCTTAAAAATTTGGACACTGGGCACCCGGTGTTCTTTTGTAATGACTGTGCTTCACAGATCAGAACTCCTTCAACTTATATCAGTCATCTTGAATCGCATCTGGGTTTCAGGTTAAGAGACTTGTCCAAACTGTCCAGTGAACAGATTAACAATCAGATAGCACAAGCAAAGTCACCGTCTGAAAAAATGGTGACGTCCTCTCCAGAGGAAGATATGGGAACTTCTTATCAGTGCAAACTTTGTAACAGGACTTTTGCAAGCAAGCATGCTGTTAAACTTCATCTTAGTAAAACACATGGGAAGTCACCAGAGGATCATCTTCTGTATGTTTCGGAGTTAGAGAAGCAGTAG